A part of Scylla paramamosain isolate STU-SP2022 chromosome 24, ASM3559412v1, whole genome shotgun sequence genomic DNA contains:
- the LOC135112648 gene encoding uncharacterized protein LOC135112648 isoform X2: MAAVAVALRNKRQQQKLPFDPNELPNGKNAWGGRVGDRKRASDAQRRWMNKNKVGDSGGGSLEKRPDGKYRQTGVVNIVLYVGLGLISLGLIITFVGMGEHGFKSPELQLIGPSLIGCGFLFCLLRLFFCSAPACCAICCNKRSTPLDEKSLLSPSRETLNEESAESQQHQQRQQQEQEVQEQEESGSEVPQRLETHEENDHQEARRITSKTARRVQSTIPNLIEDEFDDDADLGLHVEYMDEVGRTLSPKQQGGGSLSSSRASSARSHGSAASKVPRLPDIHTVGRQDPEIVLNPATLEGAVD, translated from the exons CTACCCAACGGGAAGAACGCCTGGGGAGGGAGAGTCGGCGACAGAAAACGGGCGTCAGACGCTCAGAGAAGATGGATGAACAAAAACAAG GTCGGGGATTCCGGCGGTGGGAGCCTGGAGAAACGGCCCGACGGCAAATACCGCCAGACAGGGGTCGTCAACATCGTCCTGTACGTTGGCCTTGGACTCATCTCCTTAG GACTCATCATCACCTTCGTGGGGATGGGCGAGCACGGCTTCAAGTCCCCCGAGCTGCAACTTATCGGGCCGAGCCTCATCGGGTGCGGCTTCCTATTCTGCCTCCTTCGCCTGTTCTTCTGCTCCGCCCCCGCCTGCTGCGCCATCTGCTGCAA CAAAAGAAGCACACCCTTGGATGAGAAGTCTCTCTTGTCCCCATCCCGTGAGACCTTGAATGAGGAGTCCGCGGAATcccaacagcaccagcagcggcagcaacaggaacaagaggtgcaggagcaggaggagagcgGGAGCGAGGTGCCACAGCGCCTCGAGACACACGAAGAAAATGACCACCAGGAGGCGAGACGAATCACCTCCAAGACGGCGCGCCGAGTTCAGTCCACGATCCCAAACCTAATTGAGGATGAGTTCGACGACGACGCGGACCTGGGCTTGCATGTGGAGTATATGGATGAGGTGGGCCGCACCCTCAGCCCCAAGCAGCAGGGTGGCGGCTCTCTCAGCAGCTCTCGGGCAAGTTCGGCCCGTAGCCACGGCTCCGCG GCGTCCAAAGTTCCCCGCCTGCCGGACATCCACACCGTGGGCCGCCAAGACCCTGAGATTGTGCTGAACCCCGCCACGTTGGAGGGCGCCGTGGACTGA
- the LOC135112647 gene encoding tRNA pseudouridine synthase Pus10-like, translated as MLGRDVHAFLEEAGCCSRCTLIFLGTRSDDLYGDLSKIYEATETAVSRLNGQSDEVQNSRQNSGTSETTAGSKCSDGIKEKCLSSDELVTEKSDTNENSTKKQKFAVCVACIGVLQWGCSEEAIKQLSESIKDGGHDADGFSLSLSLPASISLRIHRLWTLLLQAHPQFPVKGREDHIGTVKDVWKNVVGPQLGAATGKAFIHGTYHDFVLNVTCTYVNDLEDCKIMDELCQTMFATRQKQHKKYANSVYSKQAIDAAFKKLSDSEVLKVCPSPPSTPSEAVTFASLQCQQAPMYMAGRYNKYSRDLPQTPWFVEGERKLGSSVQELICDILDQTVCAEDLKFSSSGREDVDVRCLGNGRPFVVEFINPQRTKLSGDKISSLQRTINNSTKLIRVRDLQIVEKKDLKNLKEGEEEKTKAYCALCIAAKGYDNSALEALSKMPQLVIQQKTPLRVLHRRPLATRARTILSMKAHPVDQHFFKLHLTTQAGTYIKEFVHSDLGRTVPNLGEIMGCEVDIIALDVENVALDWPPKCGD; from the exons ATGCTGGGTCGGGATGTGCACGCGTTCCTTGAGGAGGCTGGCTGCTGCAGCCGGTGCACCCTTATCTTCCTTGGGACGCGCTCAGACGACTTGTACGGAGATTTGTCAAAGATATATGAAGCCACAGAGACTGCTGTCAGCAGACTCAATGGCCAGAGTGACGAG GTTCAGAATTCAAGACAAAACTCTGGCACCTCAGAAACCACAGCAGGGAGTAAATGCTCAGATGGCATCAAAGAGAAGTGCTTATCAAGTGATGAGCTTGTTACAGAGAAGAGTGATACAAATGAAAACAGTACAAAGAAGCAGAAGTTTGCTGTTTGTGTTGCCTGCATTGGTGTTCTTCAGTGGGGTTGCTCTGAGGAGGCCATCAAGCAA CTGAGTGAGTCTATCAAGGATGGTGGGCATGATGCTGATGGGttcagtctctccctctccttgccAGCCTCCATTAGTCTTCGGATCCATCGGCTCTGGACACTCCTCCTTCAAGCTCATCCACAGTTTCCAGTCAAG GGACGAGAAGATCACATTGGCACAGTCAAAGATGTTTGGAAAAATGTTGTTGGTCCACAGTTGGGAGCTGCCACAGGAAAAGCATTCATTCATGGCACTTATCATGATTTTGTCTTGAATGTTACTTGTACATATGTCAATGATTTAGAGGATTGCAAGATAAT GGATGAACTATGTCAGACAATGTTTGCTACTCGCCAAAAACAGCACAAGAAGTATGCCAATAGTGTGTACTCTAAACAAGCAATTGATGCTGCCTTTAAGAAGCTGAGTGATTCTGAAGTGCTAAAGGTGTGTCCTTCACCTCCCAGCACACCCAGTGAGGCAGTCACCTTTGCCAGCCTCCAGTGCCAACAAGCTCCCATGTACATGGCTG GTCGATACAACAAATACAGCAGAGacttgcctcagacaccttGGTTTGTTGAGGGTGAACGCAAGTTGGGGTCCAGTGTGCAAGAACTTATATGTGATATTCTTGATCAAACTGTTTGTGCAGAAG ATTTAAAGTTTTCTTCATCGGGCAGAGAAGATGTTGATGTGAGGTGTTTGGGGAATGGCCGACCCTTTGTTGTAGAATTCATCAATCCTCAGCGGACAAAACTGAGCGGGGACAAGATCAGCTCCCTCCAGCGGACCATTAATAACTCCACCAAGCTGATAAGAGTGAGAGATCTCCAGATTGTTGAAAA aaAAGATCTAAAGAATCttaaagaaggtgaagaagagaagacaaaggctTACTGTGCCCTTTGCATTGCTGCCAAGGGCTATGATAACTCTGCTCTGGAAGCTTTATCCAAAATGCCTCAGCTGGTGATACAACAGAAAACTCCATTGCGTGTCTTGCATCGCCGTCCTCTTGCCACCCGTGCCCGAACCATTCTCAGTATGAAGGCTCATCCAGTAGACCAACACTTTTTCAAG CTACACCTCACCACTCAAGCTGGAACGTATATCAAGGAATTTGTGCACAGTGACCTTGGGCGTACTGTTCCAAACCTTGGTGAAATCATGGGCTGTGAAGTTGACATTATTGCCTTGGACGTTGAG AATGTTGCCCTTGACTGGCCTCCGAAGTGTGGTGATTGA